One part of the Pannonibacter sp. XCT-53 genome encodes these proteins:
- a CDS encoding HAD-IIA family hydrolase — protein MTRLEGGLADAYAAVLCDLDGCLVSGATALPGAVDFARSCGPRLWIVSNNSSDTAASLSDRLATLGFDIPPERILLAGEQALRDIADRRPGARIYLAASGRLEALARSLGLSPVTLMADVALLARDPDFGLVRLSQLVRVLAGGAELVVANPDLVHPGADGLPEPETGALLASLAACWPDLTYQTVGKPQTALLSEAMRRAGVEAAEALFVGDNPLTDGIAAQRAGIAFLHVLPPVLAAPGPTKGD, from the coding sequence GTGACGCGGCTCGAAGGCGGGCTCGCCGATGCCTATGCGGCCGTGCTCTGCGACCTCGACGGCTGCCTGGTGTCGGGCGCCACGGCGCTGCCCGGCGCGGTCGATTTCGCCCGGTCCTGCGGGCCGCGCCTGTGGATCGTCTCCAACAATTCCTCCGACACGGCAGCAAGCCTGTCGGACCGGCTGGCGACCCTCGGCTTCGACATTCCGCCGGAGCGGATCCTGCTGGCCGGCGAACAGGCCTTGCGCGACATCGCGGACCGGCGTCCGGGCGCGCGGATCTATCTGGCGGCGTCCGGCCGGCTGGAGGCGCTGGCCAGATCGCTGGGGCTGAGCCCGGTGACGCTGATGGCCGACGTGGCGCTGCTGGCGCGGGATCCGGACTTCGGGCTGGTGCGCCTGTCGCAGCTGGTCCGGGTGCTGGCGGGGGGCGCGGAGCTGGTGGTGGCCAATCCGGATCTGGTGCATCCGGGCGCCGATGGCCTGCCGGAACCGGAGACCGGCGCGCTGCTCGCCTCGCTGGCTGCCTGCTGGCCCGACCTCACCTACCAGACCGTCGGCAAGCCGCAGACGGCCCTGCTCAGCGAAGCCATGCGGCGGGCAGGCGTCGAGGCGGCAGAAGCCCTCTTTGTCGGCGACAACCCGCTCACCGACGGCATCGCCGCCCAGCGCGCCGGGATTGCCTTCCTGCATGTGCTGCCCCCGGTGCTCGCCGCGCCCGGACCGACCAAGGGAGACTGA